The Bremerella alba genome includes a window with the following:
- a CDS encoding PP2C family protein-serine/threonine phosphatase — MSQQHVTRGGKMARLELHSHEGAKTSTADDPAMLENLGGVAGGLEFLLAEIDRLRVAVRQQEAELATHIPVVAHPDVDHLADRLEAALASAVDVTGACAAGLYVLDDATSELKLRAAHNLPQSRLLDPPRSLEGSLADLEALSGNAVVLEDTKLLPHWPCPEDFPSAACIPVATSTTPLGTLWIFADDSRDFSDRETNLLEIIAGKLAVDLERDQLIAERRSTQKLARQKNQIADRQKAQLPNVKPLVEGWDVSAWTQQGKEMGGDFHDWAVIEDGKLAIFVGDAMDDNFDAVMTSTSLATAVKANCRIAHTAEVMLDRVNRTFWAASAGDHFASLAYAIFDPMLGTMEAGSCGHVQGFAFKQNSVRPLWNNSWPLGSGPEVEPELATSMLQPGEVMALLSSGLIETFRELDGNNWQTKFCDLVVRHLDLPSDRILRAVQERLNRAAISISLDKTLVFVKRKEDN; from the coding sequence ATGTCGCAGCAACATGTGACTCGGGGCGGAAAAATGGCCCGGCTTGAACTTCATTCGCACGAGGGTGCCAAGACAAGCACCGCCGATGATCCCGCGATGCTGGAGAATCTCGGCGGAGTGGCTGGCGGGCTAGAATTCCTGCTGGCCGAAATCGACCGACTTCGGGTTGCAGTCCGCCAGCAAGAAGCCGAATTGGCCACACACATTCCGGTCGTGGCGCACCCAGATGTCGACCACCTGGCCGATCGACTCGAGGCAGCTCTAGCATCCGCCGTAGATGTAACCGGCGCATGTGCAGCAGGACTTTACGTGCTGGACGATGCGACGAGCGAACTCAAACTTCGCGCCGCCCACAACCTTCCGCAAAGCAGGCTCCTAGATCCACCGCGGTCACTTGAAGGAAGCCTGGCCGACCTGGAAGCCTTGTCTGGCAACGCGGTCGTCTTGGAAGACACGAAGCTACTTCCTCACTGGCCATGCCCCGAAGACTTCCCGTCTGCTGCTTGCATTCCCGTGGCTACGTCGACGACCCCCTTGGGTACGCTGTGGATCTTTGCAGACGACTCTCGTGATTTCAGCGATCGTGAAACCAATCTTCTGGAGATCATCGCTGGCAAACTGGCCGTTGACCTGGAACGCGATCAGCTGATCGCCGAACGTCGCTCGACGCAGAAGCTCGCTCGACAGAAGAATCAAATCGCCGATCGCCAAAAGGCCCAACTTCCCAATGTGAAACCCTTAGTCGAAGGCTGGGACGTTTCGGCCTGGACTCAGCAGGGCAAAGAAATGGGAGGTGACTTCCACGACTGGGCGGTCATCGAGGACGGCAAGCTGGCAATTTTCGTCGGTGATGCGATGGACGACAACTTCGACGCGGTGATGACGTCCACCAGTCTGGCGACTGCCGTGAAAGCCAATTGCCGGATTGCCCACACGGCCGAGGTCATGCTCGATCGGGTGAATCGAACCTTTTGGGCGGCATCGGCTGGCGATCATTTCGCTTCGCTTGCCTACGCCATCTTCGACCCAATGCTCGGCACGATGGAAGCCGGCTCGTGTGGTCACGTACAGGGATTTGCCTTTAAGCAAAACTCGGTTAGGCCGCTATGGAATAACTCGTGGCCCTTGGGAAGTGGCCCTGAAGTCGAACCAGAACTGGCAACTTCGATGCTTCAACCCGGCGAGGTCATGGCCCTGCTCTCTTCCGGACTGATTGAAACATTCCGGGAACTTGATGGCAATAACTGGCAGACGAAGTTCTGCGATCTGGTGGTACGCCACCTTGACCTGCCTTCTGATCGGATCCTGCGGGCAGTTCAAGAGCGACTCAATCGAGCGGCCATATCAATCTCGCTCGATAAAACGCTGGTTT
- a CDS encoding NAD(P)(+) transhydrogenase (Re/Si-specific) subunit beta, with product MLDSHIIVNLVYLVAAVMFIFGLKMLAHPRTAVRGNMISSIAMLIAVVVTAYLVFADGNATWAGWLLIGIGLTIGGAIGVFLAVKVEMTQMPQLVALFNGLGGGASVFVASAELLGLTDAEATPDVMLAIGISGLIGTVTFWGSLVAFGKLQEIDLFEKPLPIPAPQAFNAVLGVVLLVLVAIMATTGMGWPFLLIILCATALGFTLVMPIGGADMPVVIALLNSYSGLAAAATGFVIDNNVLIISGSLVGASGIILTQIMCKAMNRSLVNVLFGTMQPGGGPAGSDDELYATVRSTSADDVAMILDNAQRVVFVPGYGLAVAQAQHAVRDLANLLQEKGVAVEYAIHPVAGRMPGHMNVLLAEADVPYDQLQEMDDINPTLGQVDVAIVIGANDVVNPLANTDPNSPIAGMPIIEVGKARTVIVIKRSLSPGFAKIPNPLFAAENTLMFFSDGKKAVLDIVTAVKEL from the coding sequence GTGCTCGACTCCCACATCATCGTGAACTTGGTTTACTTGGTCGCCGCCGTCATGTTCATCTTCGGCCTGAAGATGCTTGCCCATCCACGCACGGCCGTTCGCGGCAATATGATCAGCAGCATTGCTATGCTGATTGCGGTCGTCGTCACGGCCTATCTTGTTTTTGCCGATGGAAACGCCACGTGGGCGGGATGGCTGCTCATTGGTATCGGACTGACAATCGGAGGAGCAATCGGAGTCTTCCTGGCGGTGAAGGTCGAGATGACCCAGATGCCGCAACTTGTGGCCCTATTCAATGGATTAGGTGGTGGTGCCTCCGTCTTTGTGGCGAGTGCTGAGCTTCTCGGGCTCACCGATGCAGAAGCAACTCCCGATGTCATGCTGGCGATCGGCATCTCGGGTTTGATCGGAACCGTCACGTTCTGGGGATCGCTAGTGGCCTTCGGAAAGCTGCAAGAGATCGACCTCTTTGAGAAGCCGCTTCCCATTCCCGCACCTCAGGCATTTAACGCCGTTTTAGGGGTCGTGCTTTTGGTTCTCGTTGCCATCATGGCAACGACTGGCATGGGCTGGCCCTTTCTTCTCATTATTCTTTGCGCCACAGCCCTGGGCTTTACGCTTGTCATGCCAATCGGCGGGGCCGACATGCCGGTAGTGATTGCCCTACTTAATAGTTACTCCGGATTGGCTGCCGCAGCGACTGGTTTCGTGATCGATAACAACGTGCTGATCATCTCCGGTTCGCTGGTCGGGGCATCTGGTATTATCCTGACGCAAATCATGTGCAAGGCGATGAATCGTTCGCTGGTCAACGTCTTGTTCGGTACCATGCAGCCGGGCGGCGGACCGGCGGGCTCGGACGACGAACTCTACGCTACCGTACGATCTACTTCAGCGGACGATGTCGCCATGATCCTCGATAACGCTCAGCGGGTCGTATTTGTTCCCGGCTATGGGCTTGCCGTTGCCCAGGCCCAACATGCCGTACGTGACCTGGCTAATCTGTTGCAAGAAAAGGGCGTTGCTGTTGAATATGCAATTCACCCTGTCGCTGGTCGCATGCCAGGACATATGAACGTCCTGCTGGCTGAAGCAGATGTGCCCTACGACCAGCTTCAAGAAATGGATGACATCAATCCAACCTTGGGGCAGGTCGACGTAGCGATTGTCATTGGGGCGAACGATGTCGTAAATCCGCTGGCCAATACCGATCCCAACAGCCCAATTGCCGGCATGCCAATTATTGAAGTCGGCAAGGCTCGCACCGTGATCGTCATTAAACGCAGCCTGAGCCCTGGCTTCGCCAAAATCCCCAACCCCCTATTCGCAGCTGAAAACACGCTCATGTTCTTTTCAGACGGAAAGAAGGCGGTGCTCGATATCGTGACGGCAGTGAAGGAGCTTTAA